The genomic stretch GTCCTGAGCGCCCGCGCGTTCCTGGAAAACCAGCCGACCCTGCTGTACCTGGGCGACAACCTCTTCCAGGACCGCCTGACGCCTATGATCAGCACCCTGCGCGACGCGGACGCCGTGATCGGCGTGAAACAGGTGCCCAACCCGCAGGCGTACGGCGTGGCCATCGTGAAGAACGGCCGCCTGCTGCGCCTGGTCGAGAAACCCCGCAAACCCGAGAGTAACCTCGCGGCGTGCGGCGTGTTCAGTTTCGGCCCGGCGCTGCTGGAGTACGTGCAGGACCTGCTGCCCAGCGACCGGGGCGAGATCGAGTTCCCGCAGGCGCTGAGTGCCCTGATGGCCGCCGGAGGGCAGGTGCGCGCCGTGGAATTCAGCGGTTTCTGGAGTGACGCCGGCACGCCCGACGACCTGCTGAGCGCCAACTCCTTCTTCCTGTCACGCCTTCAGGGGCGCATCGAGGGCCGCGTGGACCGCAGCGTCGTGACTGGCCCGGTCGTGATCGAGGCGGGCGCCGCCGTCGAGGACAGCGTCATCACCGGTCCCGTCTGGATCGGCCCGCACGCCCTGGTGCGCGGCGCGACCATCGGGCCGGGCGTGAGCATCGGCGCGCACGCCCGCGTGGACAGCGCCCGCGTGCACGCCAGCCTGATCGACGATTTCGCCCGCGTGCTGCACCCCACCCTGCCCATTCACCGCAGCCTGATCGGCCGTCACGCGCTGGTCACCGCGCCCAGCGACACCGGCCTTCAGATGGTCATCGGGGACCGCAGCGTCATGCGCATGTGACACTGGCCGATAGCCGATAGCCGATAGCCGATGGCTGATGGCGCAGGACAGACAGCAGCGCGCAGAGAACAGAGGCGAGCCGTGCCGACCCTCAACCCTCCCCCATCCGGCACACACCCGGCCGCGCCCGGCCACGGCTTACGCTGAGCGGCATGACACAACGCGACGGGCAGGACGACCGGCCACAGGCGGACACCGCCGCTTCCGGCGAGGTGCTGATCAGCGGACTGGACACCGGGCCGCGCGCGCAGGACCGCGAGAACCTCTCGCCGACCGACCATCAGGCGCGCTTTCAACCGGCGCACCCCAACCGCGAACCCACCGACGAGGACGGCTGAAGGCGGCC from Deinococcus seoulensis encodes the following:
- a CDS encoding sugar phosphate nucleotidyltransferase gives rise to the protein MKGLILAAGRGSRLLPLSATRAKHAVPVAGQPIIAHAVQSLRDAGISDIGIVCSPSSETDLRDATQGSGHLTFIRQREALGTGHAVLSARAFLENQPTLLYLGDNLFQDRLTPMISTLRDADAVIGVKQVPNPQAYGVAIVKNGRLLRLVEKPRKPESNLAACGVFSFGPALLEYVQDLLPSDRGEIEFPQALSALMAAGGQVRAVEFSGFWSDAGTPDDLLSANSFFLSRLQGRIEGRVDRSVVTGPVVIEAGAAVEDSVITGPVWIGPHALVRGATIGPGVSIGAHARVDSARVHASLIDDFARVLHPTLPIHRSLIGRHALVTAPSDTGLQMVIGDRSVMRM